A region from the Papaver somniferum cultivar HN1 unplaced genomic scaffold, ASM357369v1 unplaced-scaffold_125, whole genome shotgun sequence genome encodes:
- the LOC113331457 gene encoding glutathione S-transferase U17-like yields MAGSESEEVKILGGWPAWPSPFVMRARVALNIKSVKYEFLEQPYGTKSELLLKSNPIYKKVPVMIHGDKPICESMNIVQYIDDVWSNSGHSIMPSDPYDASIARFWATYIDDKFFPSMSGITKCKDGEEYTAVIEQMIAAFGLLEQAYQEISKGKDFFGGEKIGYIDIAFGCYIGSIKVTEKMNGIKLHHETKAPGLTKWADKFCADDRVKPVDFITRRFTAGNRSSHGVC; encoded by the exons ATGGCAGGATCAGAGAGTGAAGAGGTAAAGATTTTAGGTGGATGGCCAGCATGGCCAAGTCCATTTGTGATGAGGGCTAGAGTTGCACTCAACATAAAATCAGTCAAATATGAATTTCTTGAACAACCATATGGTACTAAAAGTGAACTTCTTTTAAAATCAAATCCGATTTACAAGAAAGTTCCTGTTATGATTCATGGTGATAAACCCATCTGCGAATCAATGAACATTGTTCAATACATTGATG ATGTTTGGTCTAATTCTGGACATTCTATTATGCCTTCTGATCCTTATGACGCTTCCATTGCTCGTTTCTGGGCAACTTACATTGATGACAAG tTCTTTCCGTCTATGTCTGGAATTACGAAGTGTAAGGATGGAGAAGAATATACAGCAGTCATTGAACAAATGATTGCAGCGTTTGGCCTACTTGAACAAGCTTATCAGGAAATTAGTAAAGGAAAAGACTTTTTTGGTGGAGAAAAAATTGGGTATATTGATATTGCGTTTGGGTGTTATATTGGTTCGATTAAAGTTACAGAGAAGATGAATGGAATCAAACTACATCATGAAACAAAAGCTCCAGGGCTTACAAAATGGGCTGACAAGTTTTGTGCTGATGACAGAGTTAAACCTGTTGACTTCATTACCCGAAGGTTTACTGCCGGAAACCGAAGCTCTCATGGAGTTTGCTAA
- the LOC113331456 gene encoding probable ribose-5-phosphate isomerase 3, chloroplastic, translating to MATLSLLSHTSSLKSSSNSIYNNGISRLILHTPSTLKLHQSHLSMSIKAFSSPSPTPILTQDDLKKLAADKAVEYVSSGMVLGLGTGSTAAFVVAKIGELLKSGELKDIVGIPTSTRTYEQEKSLGIPLSVLDDHPVLDLSIDGADEVDPDLNLVKGRGGALLREKMVEAASKKFVVVVDDTKLVDGLGGSGLAMPVEVVQFCWKYNLIKLQELFKEEGCEAKLRIDADGKPYVTDNSNYIVDLYFKTPIRDGLAAGKEISSFQGVVEHGLFLDMATAVIIAGKEGVSVKSK from the coding sequence ATGGCTACCTTATCTCTCCTATCCCACACATCCTCACTGAAATCCTCCTCTAATTCCATCTACAACAATGGAATCAGTAGACTTATCCTACACACTCCATCAACCCTTAAACTACACCAATCTCATTTATCAATGTCAATCAAAGCTTTTTCATCACCATCTCCAACTCCAATCCTCACTCAAGATGACTTAAAAAAACTAGCAGCTGACAAAGCTGTTGAATATGTTAGTAGTGGTATGGTTTTAGGTCTTGGTACTGGATCTACAGCTGCTTTTGTTGTAGCCAAGATTGGTGAATTACTGAAATCCGGTGAGCTTAAAGACATAGTTGGTATTCCCACATCAACAAGAACCTATGAACAGGAGAAATCTCTAGGTATTCCATTATCAGTTCTTGATGATCATCCAGTTCTTGATTTGTCAATTGATGGTGCTGATGAAGTTGATCCAGATTTGAATCTAGTTAAAGGGCGAGGCGGGGCTTTATTGAGAGAGAAAATGGTTGAAgcagcttcaaagaaatttgttgttgtggttgatgaTACTAAATTAGTTGATGGTCTTGGTGGCAGTGGATTAGCAATGCCTGTTGAAGTTGTGCAATTTTGTTGGAAATATAATTTGATTAAGTTACAGGAATTGTtcaaagaagaaggttgtgaagcAAAATTGAGAATTGATGCTGATGGGAAACCTTATGTTACTGACAATTCTAATTATATTGTTGATTTGTATTTTAAGACACCAATTAGAGATGGATTGGCTGCTGGTAAAGAGATTTCTTCGTTCCAAGGTGTCGTTGAACATGGATTGTTTCTTGATATGGCCACTGCTGTTATTATTGCTGGTAAAGAAGGTGTTAGTGTTAAAAGCAAGTGA
- the LOC113331276 gene encoding putative F-box/LRR-repeat protein At5g41840: MDYIWTTVSTLDFLSEKGGRSMKDDESFVAFVDRTLERRNESSNIHKFFLQRSWHFFESKVQSWISSAISGNHLKELGVYMSRQNPRIIPPSVFTCESLISLGLQTLPSIQLPRHISFPRLKRLELLNFEVRDDNWNEQLFSNFRVLEELILKGLTVSMKFFSISVPTLKVLTVDTGRNEQNGIRNCVLKFDVPSLVSFSYTGYASKEFLCSSLLELVQADLKFDFEEDSEETDGVAISRCLQSLEHAKRLTLNDKTLQAICSARDQSSNSLAFHNVKILNITDHMVSELGLIDLLKATPSLESLVFAEYIDDFIEYYDVGEEDTEGDGDDDREEDDRDSTEGEADDDSEEDAADSMEGDNDHGSEDQVDVSEAAECASDDEIEAIDDYGYDSWVATMPNVENLLPHLQSVCFQQFAGNPTEMKWVVLILKNAKALQKMTTHYYDSDLRFTGAIGETEVMAVMPRIPRASAGCV; encoded by the exons ATGGACTACATTTGGACTACTGTCTCTACCTTGGATTTTCTCAGTGAGAAGGGTGGCAGGTCCATGAAGGATGACGAGAGTTTCGTGGCTTTTGTGGATAGAACACTAGAACGTCGTAATGAGTCGTCAAACATACACAAGTTCTTTCTCCAACGGTCTTGGCATTTCTTTGAATCTAAGGTTCAATCTTGGATCTCCTCTGCCATAAGTGGTAACCACCTTAAGGAGCTTGGTGTATACATGAGCAGACAAAACCCCAGGATAATTCCCCCATCTGTTTTTACTTGTGAATCATTGATATCGCTGGGGCTACAGACTCTCCCTAGTATCCAGCTTCCTAGGCATATCTCTTTTCCAAGACTCAAGCGGCTTGAACTTCTTAACTTTGAGGTTAGGGATGATAACTGGAATGAGCAACTCTTTTCAAATTTTCGTGTCCTTGAAGAACTGATTTTGAAAGGCCTTACGGTGAGTATGAAATTCTTTTCAATCTCAGTTCCTACACTCAAAGTTTTGACTGTTGATACCGGGAGGAACGAGCAAAATGGTATACGAAACTGTGTTTTGAAATTCGATGTACCTAGCCTTGTAAGTTTCTCCTACACGGGTTATGCTTCCAAAGAATTTCTCTGTTCTAGTCTTCTAGAACTAGTGCAAGCTGATCTCAAGTTCGACTTCGAAGAAGATTCCGAAGAAACTGATGGTGTCGCAATAAGCAGGTGTCTTCAATCTCTCGAACATGCAAAACGTCTAACTCTTAATGATAAAACCCTACAG GCTATCTGCTCCGCACGCGATCAGTCAAGCAATTCACTGGCATTTCATAATGTCAAAATATTGAATATAACTGACCACATGGTCAGTGAGCTAGGACTAATAGATTTGCTCAAAGCAACACCTAGTCTGGAGTCGCTTGTATTTGCTGAG TACATCGATGACTTTATAGAATACTATGATGTGGGTGAGGAAGACACTGAGGGCGATGGGGATGATGACCGTGAAGAAGACGATAGAGACTCTACTGAGGGCGAGGCAGATGATGACAGTGAAGAAGACGCTGCAGACTCTATGGAGGGCGATAACGACCATGGCAGTGAAGACCAAGTCGATGTTTCCGAAGCTGCTGAGTGTGCCAGCGATGATGAGATTGAAGCCATCGATGACTACGGTTATGATAGTTGGGTGGCCACTATGCCGAATGTCGAAAATTTATTGCCCCACCTTCAATCagtttgctttcagcaatttgcgGGGAACCCAACTGAGATGAAGTGGGTGGTACTGATATTGAAGAACGCAAAAGCTCTGCAGAAGATGACTACTCATTACTATGACTCTGATCTCCGCTTTACAGGTGCCATAGGTGAAACAGAAGTAATGGCAGTGATGCCAAGAATTCCAAGAGCCTCAGCAGGTTGTGTTTGA